One Anthonomus grandis grandis chromosome 15, icAntGran1.3, whole genome shotgun sequence DNA segment encodes these proteins:
- the LOC126744932 gene encoding serine proteinase stubble isoform X1, translating into MGLRMLWMATLGAILVWYSVPTVESASQIRQGYQINPKPCWVDGQEGTCMFVFECINSNGYHIGMCVDAFMFGSCCAHNSTNDNTIASSSSSHRPQILYTAPSHSSSNSHSSQVTKKPVKTSSFSQYSSSQARPTSRPFNSNSSINPKPQILAASMSVRPSYSSRHSTPPPRHSVRPMSTDAFSIMNILAPYTKPEKQPSTEKPHQNAIQTDGKPAAGWQYTTEPSFVTRVKKPTSFKPKPYKPTKKPLPITSKYPTKPVKSTTEKYSSIPYTTTTAGPKSDTETDLPIVTTLSNFLKDQMAHRSDCGVPQLFTKAQTRIVGGKNAVFGRWPWQVSVRRISFFGFSSTHRCGGAILNENWIATAGHCVDDLLTSQIRIRVGEFDFSNAEETLPYAERSVAKKIVHPKYNFFTYEYDLALVQLDKPIEFEAHIRPICLPASDDLLVGENATVTGWGRLSEGGTLPSVLQEVQVPIVSNDRCKSMFLKAGRQEIIPEIFLCAGHEGGGQDSCQGDSGGPLQVKGRDGRYFLAGIISWGIGCAEVNLPGVCTRISKFVPWILKYVT; encoded by the exons ATGG gaTTAAGAATGCTGTGGATGGCCACCCTAGGCGCCATATTGGTATGGTATAGTGTCCCAACTGTAGAAAGTGCCTCACAAATTCGACAAG GATACCAGATCAACCCAAAACCCTGCTGGGTAGACGGCCAAGAGGGCACCTGCATGTTCGTGTTCGAATGTATCAACTCGAACGGTTACCACATCGGAATGTGCGTGGACGCCTTCATGTTTGGTTCGTGCTGTGCTCACAACTCCACAAACGATAACACAATAGCATCAAGCTCGTCCTCCCATCGTCCACAAATCTTGTATACAGCCCCTAGTCATAGCAGTAGTAATAGTCATAGCAGCCAAGTCACCAAAAAGCCAGTCAAAACGTCGTCGTTTAGTCAATATAGTAGTAGCCAAGCGAGACCTACGAG TCGACCTTTTAACAGTAATTCTTCGATCAATCCAAAACCTCAAATACTGGCGGCCTCTATGAGCGTGAGGCCCAGCTACTCATCCAGACATTCCACACCTCCGCCGAGGCATAGCGTCAGACCAATGAGTACAGATGCCTTCTCTATAATGAATATTCTTG CCCCTTACACTAAACCAGAAAAACAGCCAAGCACTGAAAAACCCCATCAAAATGCAATTCAAACAGATGGTAAGCCTGCTGCAGGCTGGCAATATACCACGGAACCTTCTTTTGTAACCAGAGTGAAGAAGCCAACGAGTTTTAAACCGAAACCCTATAAACCAACTAAAAAACCATTACCGATCACTAGCAAGTATCCAACTAAGCCTGTGAAATCAACCACAGAAAA ATACTCAAGTATTCCATATACGACAACAACGGCAGGTCCAAAAAGTGACACTGAAACCGATTTGCCAATAGTAACTACTTTAAGTAATTTCCTGAAAGATCAAATGGCACATAGATCAG attGCGGAGTTCCTCAATTGTTTACCAAAGCGCAAACAAGAATCGTAGGAGGCAAAAATGCAGTCTTCGGGAGATGGCCTTGGCAG gtttCGGTGCGACGTATCTCATTTTTTGGGTTTTCGAGTACCCACCGATGCGGCGGTGCTATCTTGAACGAAAATTGGATCGCCACAGCCGGTCATTGTGTGGATGA CTTGCTGACCTCCCAAATCCGTATCAGAGTGGgcgaattcgacttttccaacGCAGAAGAGACCCTACCGTACGCCGAAAGATCCGTAGCCAAAAAGATCGTGCATcccaaatacaactttttcacTTACGAATACGATTTGGCGTTAGTTCAGCTGGACAAACCCATAGAATTCGAAGCTCATATTCGACCAATATGTTTACCAGCTTCCGATGATCTTTTGGTGGGTGAAAACGCTACCGTAACCGGCTGGGGTAGGCTAAGTGAGGGAGGTACCTTACCTTCGGTACTTCAGGAG gttCAGGTTCCGATAGTAAGCAACGACCGTTGCAAGTCGATGTTTCTAAAAGCGGGACGTCAAGAAATTATTCCGGAGATTTTTCTGTGTGCGGGCCACGAGGGTGGTGGTCAGGATTCGTGCCAGGGTGACTCTGGAGGACCCCTTCAAGTAAAAGGGAGGGACGGGAGGTATTTCTTGGCTGGGATCATTTCGTGGGGCATCGGATGTGCCGAGGTGAATTTGCCAGGGGTGTGTACACGAATATCCAAATTTGTCCCatggattttaaaatatgttactTGA
- the LOC126744932 gene encoding serine proteinase stubble isoform X2 — MLWMATLGAILVWYSVPTVESASQIRQGYQINPKPCWVDGQEGTCMFVFECINSNGYHIGMCVDAFMFGSCCAHNSTNDNTIASSSSSHRPQILYTAPSHSSSNSHSSQVTKKPVKTSSFSQYSSSQARPTSRPFNSNSSINPKPQILAASMSVRPSYSSRHSTPPPRHSVRPMSTDAFSIMNILAPYTKPEKQPSTEKPHQNAIQTDGKPAAGWQYTTEPSFVTRVKKPTSFKPKPYKPTKKPLPITSKYPTKPVKSTTEKYSSIPYTTTTAGPKSDTETDLPIVTTLSNFLKDQMAHRSDCGVPQLFTKAQTRIVGGKNAVFGRWPWQVSVRRISFFGFSSTHRCGGAILNENWIATAGHCVDDLLTSQIRIRVGEFDFSNAEETLPYAERSVAKKIVHPKYNFFTYEYDLALVQLDKPIEFEAHIRPICLPASDDLLVGENATVTGWGRLSEGGTLPSVLQEVQVPIVSNDRCKSMFLKAGRQEIIPEIFLCAGHEGGGQDSCQGDSGGPLQVKGRDGRYFLAGIISWGIGCAEVNLPGVCTRISKFVPWILKYVT, encoded by the exons ATGCTGTGGATGGCCACCCTAGGCGCCATATTGGTATGGTATAGTGTCCCAACTGTAGAAAGTGCCTCACAAATTCGACAAG GATACCAGATCAACCCAAAACCCTGCTGGGTAGACGGCCAAGAGGGCACCTGCATGTTCGTGTTCGAATGTATCAACTCGAACGGTTACCACATCGGAATGTGCGTGGACGCCTTCATGTTTGGTTCGTGCTGTGCTCACAACTCCACAAACGATAACACAATAGCATCAAGCTCGTCCTCCCATCGTCCACAAATCTTGTATACAGCCCCTAGTCATAGCAGTAGTAATAGTCATAGCAGCCAAGTCACCAAAAAGCCAGTCAAAACGTCGTCGTTTAGTCAATATAGTAGTAGCCAAGCGAGACCTACGAG TCGACCTTTTAACAGTAATTCTTCGATCAATCCAAAACCTCAAATACTGGCGGCCTCTATGAGCGTGAGGCCCAGCTACTCATCCAGACATTCCACACCTCCGCCGAGGCATAGCGTCAGACCAATGAGTACAGATGCCTTCTCTATAATGAATATTCTTG CCCCTTACACTAAACCAGAAAAACAGCCAAGCACTGAAAAACCCCATCAAAATGCAATTCAAACAGATGGTAAGCCTGCTGCAGGCTGGCAATATACCACGGAACCTTCTTTTGTAACCAGAGTGAAGAAGCCAACGAGTTTTAAACCGAAACCCTATAAACCAACTAAAAAACCATTACCGATCACTAGCAAGTATCCAACTAAGCCTGTGAAATCAACCACAGAAAA ATACTCAAGTATTCCATATACGACAACAACGGCAGGTCCAAAAAGTGACACTGAAACCGATTTGCCAATAGTAACTACTTTAAGTAATTTCCTGAAAGATCAAATGGCACATAGATCAG attGCGGAGTTCCTCAATTGTTTACCAAAGCGCAAACAAGAATCGTAGGAGGCAAAAATGCAGTCTTCGGGAGATGGCCTTGGCAG gtttCGGTGCGACGTATCTCATTTTTTGGGTTTTCGAGTACCCACCGATGCGGCGGTGCTATCTTGAACGAAAATTGGATCGCCACAGCCGGTCATTGTGTGGATGA CTTGCTGACCTCCCAAATCCGTATCAGAGTGGgcgaattcgacttttccaacGCAGAAGAGACCCTACCGTACGCCGAAAGATCCGTAGCCAAAAAGATCGTGCATcccaaatacaactttttcacTTACGAATACGATTTGGCGTTAGTTCAGCTGGACAAACCCATAGAATTCGAAGCTCATATTCGACCAATATGTTTACCAGCTTCCGATGATCTTTTGGTGGGTGAAAACGCTACCGTAACCGGCTGGGGTAGGCTAAGTGAGGGAGGTACCTTACCTTCGGTACTTCAGGAG gttCAGGTTCCGATAGTAAGCAACGACCGTTGCAAGTCGATGTTTCTAAAAGCGGGACGTCAAGAAATTATTCCGGAGATTTTTCTGTGTGCGGGCCACGAGGGTGGTGGTCAGGATTCGTGCCAGGGTGACTCTGGAGGACCCCTTCAAGTAAAAGGGAGGGACGGGAGGTATTTCTTGGCTGGGATCATTTCGTGGGGCATCGGATGTGCCGAGGTGAATTTGCCAGGGGTGTGTACACGAATATCCAAATTTGTCCCatggattttaaaatatgttactTGA